A genomic window from Paenibacillus sp. FSL K6-0276 includes:
- a CDS encoding ABC transporter ATP-binding protein, which yields MNTTIFEAEGLTKQYGRAIALQNINMQIKQGDIYGFVGENGAGKTTLMKIISGLVYPTKGTIQLKGKSGEKDIARIRKKMGVLIELHALYPHMNAEENLNFYCKIHGISDFNRIKDVLNLVGLTDVGNKNTSEYSLGMRQRLGLAISLLNEPEFLVLDEPINGLDPTGIVEMRKLLAKLAHEKGVTILISSHILSELQLLATKFGFIHKGQLIKEVSVEELLQSAETQICIKTVETAAAIYVLKNDLNIHSITLSGSGEILVPKDLTDLEQLMSTLIRHGIPLEGINLSTANLEHYYMDLIGE from the coding sequence ATGAATACAACAATCTTTGAAGCTGAGGGATTAACTAAACAGTATGGCAGAGCAATTGCGCTTCAAAATATAAATATGCAGATTAAACAGGGTGATATCTATGGCTTTGTAGGTGAGAATGGAGCAGGTAAAACCACACTCATGAAAATAATTAGTGGATTAGTTTATCCTACAAAAGGGACTATCCAATTGAAGGGTAAAAGTGGTGAGAAGGACATCGCTCGGATCAGAAAAAAGATGGGAGTTTTAATAGAGCTCCATGCCCTCTACCCCCATATGAATGCCGAAGAGAATTTAAACTTTTATTGCAAGATTCATGGGATTTCAGATTTTAATAGAATTAAAGATGTACTGAATTTAGTGGGACTAACGGATGTTGGAAACAAAAATACATCGGAATATTCTCTGGGCATGCGTCAACGCTTAGGGCTGGCAATCTCCCTTCTTAACGAACCGGAATTTTTAGTTTTGGATGAACCGATTAATGGACTTGATCCTACGGGAATTGTAGAGATGAGAAAATTATTGGCTAAGCTGGCACATGAAAAAGGGGTAACCATTTTGATTTCCAGCCACATTTTGAGTGAGCTCCAATTGCTCGCTACCAAATTCGGATTTATTCATAAAGGACAGTTAATTAAGGAGGTCTCTGTGGAAGAACTCCTGCAATCAGCCGAAACGCAAATTTGTATTAAAACCGTTGAAACAGCAGCTGCAATATACGTGCTTAAGAACGATCTTAATATTCATTCGATCACATTGTCAGGTTCCGGTGAAATATTGGTTCCCAAGGATTTGACAGATCTTGAACAATTAATGTCAACGTTAATTAGACATGGGATTCCACTTGAAGGAATCAACCTGTCCACTGCAAATCTTGAGCACTATTACATGGATCTGATAGGAGAATGA
- a CDS encoding LytTR family DNA-binding domain-containing protein, whose product MIHIAICDDDFKATEYIERLIINHPIQQSVKIVVSIFYSGESFTKAIQHGCPFDLIFMDIEMKGISGITAGHILRRECDNDRVRLIFVSSHEEYHVQLFDVQPSGFIKKPIHNESFEKKLFSMIQQIKVNRQQNQPKLLPVHQSGTKLLIPIRNIMYLASDRRKIILQTTEDQTEYYSTLSIEEGKLPSKQFVRIHQSYLVNFDYIKQIQSKRIVLTSGEELPISDKQSTVVKKSYLQFRGSLLE is encoded by the coding sequence ATGATACATATTGCCATTTGTGATGATGATTTCAAGGCAACAGAATATATTGAGAGATTGATCATTAACCATCCAATTCAGCAATCCGTAAAGATAGTGGTATCCATATTCTATTCTGGTGAAAGCTTCACGAAAGCGATTCAACATGGCTGTCCATTTGATCTTATTTTTATGGATATAGAAATGAAAGGGATAAGCGGAATAACAGCGGGTCATATCTTACGGAGAGAATGTGATAATGATAGGGTTCGGTTGATTTTTGTTTCGAGCCACGAAGAGTATCATGTTCAGCTATTTGACGTTCAACCTTCGGGATTTATAAAGAAACCTATACATAACGAGTCTTTTGAAAAAAAACTATTCTCTATGATTCAGCAAATAAAGGTCAATCGTCAGCAAAACCAACCAAAATTACTGCCCGTACACCAAAGTGGAACTAAACTACTTATTCCTATCCGTAATATTATGTACTTGGCAAGTGACCGTCGAAAAATTATTCTGCAAACAACGGAAGATCAAACGGAGTATTACAGTACTTTATCTATAGAAGAAGGAAAGCTCCCTTCGAAGCAGTTCGTGCGGATTCATCAATCGTATCTTGTGAATTTCGATTACATCAAACAAATTCAGAGCAAAAGAATTGTATTAACGAGTGGGGAAGAACTTCCGATCAGCGATAAGCAGAGCACTGTAGTGAAAAAGAGCTATTTGCAATTCAGGGGGAGTCTGCTTGAATAA
- a CDS encoding serine hydrolase domain-containing protein has translation MDKQSQRLAQYLDKYEQSWPLSGTVLIAQHGEIKLHKAYGYANLEHQIPNTLDTKFRIWSLTKSFTGMAILMLKEQKRLRLEDPILKYLPQQHELEGITILHLLGHTSGLANYTSIPEYNQKLNKLKLTPLEMLQLFMSQPSAFMPGTSFSYNNSGYYLLGMIIEKISGMTFEDYITTFILQPLGMVNTGVYNNHQIISKLAAPYHSSWGEYTQGEYIDMSSILSAGAMYSTAADLFLWDQALYSDQLVSHDTLEMAFHSSNLKYRFGWFLDERFDRKRMYHGGAYRGFRSELHRYPEDQTSVIMLTNYDCVPVTKLTDSLAGLVFGEPTEVPISPPAFPLDDSIYDAYMGTYEGYGCKASVERNSQNYYFVWNDVEVTPFYPISETKFHHTKHESEYEFKWNDQGQVSFLGMQKNKTSLK, from the coding sequence GCGTCTGGCGCAATATTTAGATAAATATGAACAAAGTTGGCCTTTAAGCGGCACAGTATTAATAGCTCAACATGGAGAAATCAAGCTACATAAAGCGTACGGATATGCGAATCTTGAACATCAGATCCCGAACACTTTAGATACTAAATTCCGGATCTGGTCGCTTACCAAATCATTCACTGGCATGGCCATCCTAATGCTAAAAGAACAGAAACGTCTGAGACTAGAAGATCCGATCCTAAAATATCTTCCTCAGCAGCATGAACTAGAGGGGATTACCATCCTTCACCTGCTGGGACATACCTCTGGACTAGCCAACTACACTTCTATACCCGAATATAATCAAAAATTAAATAAGCTGAAGCTGACTCCACTGGAAATGTTACAGCTATTTATGAGTCAACCGTCTGCATTTATGCCTGGTACTTCATTTTCCTATAACAATTCAGGTTATTATTTACTAGGGATGATTATTGAGAAGATTTCAGGTATGACTTTTGAAGATTATATCACTACTTTTATATTACAGCCTCTGGGTATGGTAAATACAGGAGTTTATAACAATCATCAAATCATTTCAAAATTAGCCGCACCTTATCATTCCTCTTGGGGAGAGTACACTCAGGGGGAGTACATAGATATGAGCTCTATCTTATCCGCTGGTGCGATGTATTCGACGGCTGCCGATCTTTTCCTGTGGGATCAAGCTTTGTACTCCGATCAATTAGTGTCTCACGACACCTTGGAGATGGCCTTTCATTCCAGCAATCTCAAATATCGATTTGGTTGGTTCTTGGACGAACGCTTTGATCGAAAAAGAATGTATCACGGCGGTGCATATCGCGGCTTCCGAAGTGAACTGCATAGATACCCGGAAGATCAAACGAGCGTCATCATGTTGACTAATTATGATTGTGTCCCAGTGACTAAGCTAACGGATTCACTAGCAGGATTAGTATTTGGTGAACCCACGGAGGTTCCGATATCCCCACCAGCCTTCCCTCTTGATGACAGTATTTATGATGCATACATGGGAACCTATGAGGGATATGGCTGCAAAGCGAGCGTGGAGCGTAATAGCCAGAATTATTATTTCGTGTGGAATGATGTAGAGGTTACACCGTTTTATCCAATCTCCGAAACAAAATTCCATCACACTAAACATGAATCAGAATATGAATTTAAATGGAATGATCAAGGCCAGGTTTCATTTTTGGGGATGCAAAAAAACAAGACAAGTCTTAAATAG